In Anas platyrhynchos isolate ZD024472 breed Pekin duck chromosome 22, IASCAAS_PekinDuck_T2T, whole genome shotgun sequence, the following proteins share a genomic window:
- the LOC101797396 gene encoding ATPase family AAA domain-containing protein 3, which yields MSWLFGLNRGAAPGGGGGGGGGGGGDAAGISLPPAPGGSGGAGGGSGERHPPKDKWSNFDPTGLERAAKAARELDASRHAKDALSLAQMQEQTLQLEQQTKLKEYEAAIEQLKNEQIRVQAEERRKTLSEETKQHQARAQYQDKLARQRYDEQMRQQQLVNEENLRKQEESVQKQEAMRRATVEREMELRHKNEMLRVEAEARARAKAERENADIIREQIRLKAAEHRQTVLESLKTAGMLFGEGFRAFVTDWDKVTATVAGLTLLAVGFYSAKNATAVAGRYIEARLGKPSLVRETSRITVLEALKHPIKVGKRLTSKAQDALEGVVLSPQLEARVRDIAIATRNTKKNKSLYRNILMYGPPGTGKTLFAKKLAVHSGMDYAIMTGGDVAPMGREGVTAMHKLFDWANTSRRGLLLFVDEADAFLRKRATEKISEDLRATLNAFLHRTGQHSNKFMLVLASNQPEQFDWAINDRIDEMVNFDLPQLEERERLVRMYFDRHVLKPATEGKQRLKLAQFDYGKKCSEIARLTEGMSGREISQLAVAWQAAAYASEDGVLTEAMIDARVADAVQQHRQKMEWLKAEGAEAGKGVGKNPLLPFPKGTAV from the exons aTGTCGTGGCTCTTCGGCCTCAACCGCGGCGCGGCCCcaggggggggaggaggaggaggaggaggcggtggtggggACGCGGCCGGGAtctccctgcctccagccccggggggcagcgggggcgcTGGGGGAGGAAGCGGGGAGCGGCACCCGCCCAAGGACAAATGGAGCAACTTCGACCCCACGGGCCTGGAGCGGGCGGCCAAGGCGGCGCGGGAGCTGGACGCGTCCC GCCACGCGAAGGATGCCCTCAGCCTGGCGCAGATGCAGGAGCAGAcgctgcagctggagcagcagacCAAGCTCAAG GAGTATGAAGCCGCCATAGAACAGCTGAAGAATGAGCAGATACGGGTACAAGCAGAAGAGAGACGAAAAACGCTCAGtgaggaaacaaaacagcatcAAGCA cgaGCCCAGTACCAGGACAAACTGGCACGGCAGCGCTATGACGAACAGATGCGGCAGCAG CAACTTGTTAACGAGGAGAACCTGAGGAAGCAGGAGGAATCTGTACAGAAACAGGAAGCCATGAGGCGTG ctacTGTGGAGCGGGAGATGGAGCTAAGGCACAAAAACGAAATGCTGCGTGTTGAGGCAGAAGCAAGAGCCCGTGCCAAGGCTGAGAGGGAGAACGCAGACATCATTCGGGAGCAGATACGCTTAAAAGCTGCTGAGCATCGCCAGACTGTGTTGGAGTCCCTCAA GACAGCTGGAATGCTCTTTGGGGAAGGATTTCGTGCTTTTGTAACAGACTGGGATAAAGTTACAGCCACG GTGGCAGGCCTCACCCTGCTAGCAGTGGGCTTTTACTCTGCGAAGAATGCCACTGCAGTGGCAGGACGCTACATAGAAGCACGCTTGGGCAAACCCTCCCTGGTGAGAGAGACCTCGCGTATTACTGTGCTGGAGGCACTTAAGCATCCTATCAAG GTTGGTAAGCGTCTTACCAGCAAGGCTCAGGATGCCCTTGAAGGAGTTGTTCTCAGT CCACAGTTAGAAGCACGTGTGAGAGATATTGCCATAGCAAcgagaaatacaaaaaagaacaaaagcctGTACCGGAATATTCTTATGTATGGTCCCCCCGGCACTGGAAAGACACTTTTTGCCAAG aAATTAGCCGTGCACTCGGGCATGGATTATGCCATCATGACAGGTGGTGATGTTGCCCCCATGGGGCGGGAAGGAGTTACTGCCATGCATAAGCTCTTTGACTGGGCAAACACCAGTAGGAGAGG CCTCTTGCTATTTGTGGATGAAGCAGACGCGTTTCTGCGGAAGAGGGCAACG GAGAAAATCAGTGAAGATCTCAGAGCAACTCTAAATGCATTCCTGCACAGAACAGGGCAGCACAGCAACAA GTTTATGCTTGTTTTAGCAAGCAACCAGCCTGAGCAATTTGACTGGGCTATCAACGACCGAATAGATGAAATGGTGAACTTCGATCTGCCTCAGCTAGAAGAACGGGAGCGGCTGGTGAGGATGTATTTTGATAGGCATGTCCTGAAGCCAGCTACAGAGGGTAAACA ACGTTTGAAGCTGGCCCAGTTTGACTATGGCAAGAAGTGCTCAGAGATTGCCAGGCTGACAGAGGGCATGTCTGGTCGAGAGATCTCTCAGCTTGCTGTGGCATGGCAG GCTGCAGCTTACGCCTCCGAGGACGGCGTTCTTACAGAGGCCATGATCGATGCCCGGGTCGCTGACGCCGTGCAGCAACACCGCCAGAAGATGGAGTGGCTGAAAGCAGAGGGGGCTGAAGCAGGCAAAGGGGTCGGCAAAAACCCCCTCCTGCCTTTCCCCAAAGGAACGGCGGTGTGA
- the VWA1 gene encoding von Willebrand factor A domain-containing protein 1 translates to MLAEAALALGVWLQLAAGQEAPGRGAQPSISNAEGDILFLLDSSGSVSYYEFSKVKEFMWDLVRPFSFGPKDVQTSIIHISTTPTMEFPFDRYQSRGGVQQAIRDTRQLMGDTNTGQALSYAKEKFFSNEAGARPEVPKVLVWVTDGFSTDDISEPMQLLKDMGVTVFIVSTGRGNYLELSAAASQPPEKHLHFVDVDDLPIITKELRDAMLDVIQANRLHAVDITSSSFRLVWPELLSQETGYYSLEYAPTNNLAGKRTTQLSGAHTSFTVSNLTPETTYEVALVPESNVHYFPPQTTRVTTLAEEITPAQLLISESSPHSFQVSWAPTPDSVAAYQVLYGPLPGDSAQLLEVDGKRNSTVVENLAPNTTYLVTVTAIYRSGKEKSLSAKACTQEEGSKVRHLRFEDMGSNTLKASWDAADGKVLGYRVRCRRQTGPSSLISVSPQIHSVLLTDLPSGTTNKVCVKPMYKNQAGKGLCRMVRMQPATEARGYRHRQRA, encoded by the exons GTGCCCAGCCCTCCATCTCCAACGCGGAGGGAGACATCCTCTTCTTGCTGGACAGCTCAGGCAGCGTCTCCTACTACGAGTTTTCCAAGGTGAAGGAGTTCATGTGGGACCTCGTGCGGCCTTTCTCCTTCGGCCCCAAGGACGTGCAGACCAGCATCATCCACATCAGCACCACCCCCACCATGGAGTTCCCCTTCGACCGCTACCAGTCGCGCGGCGGGGTGCAGCAAGCCATCCGCGACACCCGGCAGCTGATGGGCGACACCAACACGGGCCAAGCTCTCTCCTACGCCAAGGAGAAGTTCTTCAGCAACGAGGCCGGGGCCCGGCCGGAGGTGCCCAAGGTCCTGGTTTGGGTGACGGATGGTTTCTCCACCGACGACATCTCCGAACCCATGCAGCTCCTGAAGGACATGGGGGTGACGGTTTTCATCGTCAGCACCGGCCGGGGGAATTACCTGGAGCTCTCTGCGGCCGCCAGCCAGCCTCCCGAGAAGCACCTGCACTTTGTGGACGTGGACGACCTGCCCATCATCACCAAGGAGCTTCGGGACGCTATGCTAG ATGTTATCCAAGCCAATCGGCTCCACGCAGTGGATATCACCTCAAGCAGCTTCCGTCTGGTGTGGCCCGAGCTCCTCTCCCAAGAAACTGGCTACTACAGCCTAGAGTACGCCCCGACAAACAACCTGGCAGGCAAGAGGACAACACAACTCTCTGGGGCTCACACCAGCTTCACAGTGAGCAACCTCACGCCAGAAACCACTTACGAGGTGGCTCTTGTTCCTGAATCCAACGTCCACTACTTCCCTCCCCAGACAACAAGGGTCACCACCCTGGCAG AGGAAATCACTCCAGCTCAGCTTCTCATCTCGGAGTCCAGCCCACACAGCTTCCAGGTCAGCTGGGCTCCGACGCCGGACAGCGTGGCCGCCTACCAGGTCCTGTACGGGCCTCTCCCCGGGGACTCAGcgcagctgctggaggtggatgGCAAGAGAAACAGCACCGTGGTGGAGAACCTGGCACCCAACACCACCTACCTGGTGACGGTGACGGCGATCTACAGGTCAGGAAAGGAGAAATCCCTGTCAGCTAAAGCGTGCACGCAGGAAG AGGGCTCCAAAGTGAGGCACCTTCGCTTCGAAGACATGGGCTCCAACACCCTGAAAGCTTCCTGGGATGCCGCTGATGGGAAGGTCCTGGGCTACCGAGTCAGGTGCCGGCGGCAAACGGGCCCTTCGTCCCTCATCAGCGTGTCGCCGCAGATCCACAGCGTGCTCCTCACCGACCTGCCTTCAGGCACCACCAACAAAGTGTGCGTGAAGCCCATGTACAAAAACCAGGCCGGCAAGGGGCTGTGCCGCATGGTGCGCATGCAGCCGG CTACAGAAGCCCGAGGATATAGGCACAGACAGAGAGCATGA